The Brachyspira hyodysenteriae ATCC 27164 sequence TAGTTCTATACACTTATACACATTTTTAGCTTCATATCCGTAATTCTCTAAAAAATCGAAAACATCATCATTCAAAATATATTCTTCAAGCCTTTTTTTATTATAAACATAAACTATAACTTTATTATCATAGTCTTTTATTATAGATACATTTATATTACGGCTGTTTAATATTTTATTGTATGATGCAGCTTTTTTGTAAACCTCCCTTTTAGAGCTGTATTGATATGTAAATATATTGGCTATCTTTATGCCTGACAGAGCAGGTGCACAGTGATTTATAATTAACTCATCAAAACTATATTCTTTCATTGTTAGAGTATTCTAACATATATTTTAGAATTGTCAATACTTTTGTTGGTATATTCTAACTTTTTTATTAATAAATTCTATTTGATTATTTTTATATGATATTTAGAATTATTTAAATAGATAAAAAAATTATATTAAATATTTTACATTATTATCATTTATGCAATTATAATAGTTAATATATTTAATAAAAAATAGACATTATTTATTTTTTAATAATTGATTTTTTTAATTTTTTGTTATAATATATATACATTCAATTTTTAGACTTTATATATTCTCTTTAATACTTTTATATATTTAATCTTTAACCTGTAAAGAATTTTATTTAAAAATAAAGGAGTTTATTATGGCAGAAAAACAAATACTCAATTTTGAAGCCGAAACTAAACAGATATTAAATTTGATGGTGCATTCTATATACACCCATAAAGAAATATTTTTAAGAGAACTTATATCAAATGCAAGCGATGCTTTGGATAAAGCAAGATTTGAATCTATAACAAACACAGATAAATATACAGATATAGATAATTTAAGAATAAAAATAGAAGTAGATGAGCAAAATAGAACATTAACTATAAAAGATAACGGAATCGGTATGACTAGAGAAGATGTTATCAATAATATAGGTTCTATTGCAAGAAGCGGTACTAAAGCATTTTTAGAAAAAATACAAAAGGATAAAGAAGCATCAAAAGAAAGCGGAATAGATTTAATAGGGCAATTCGGAGTAGGTTTTTATTCAGCATTTATGGTTGCTGATGATATTATATTGGAAACAAAGCATGTTGATAGTGAAAAAGGTGTTCGTTGGGAGAGTAATGGAGACGGTTCTTATTCTATAGAAGATATTGATAAACAAGACAGAGGAACTACTATTACATTAAAATTAAAAGGAAAAGATGAGAAATTAGAAGAAGACGGTTTTGTTGATGATGATTACTGCAACAGATACACTTTAGAGAGTTTAATACACAAATATTCAAACTATGTTCATTATCCTATAGTAATGGATATGCCTATACCTAAGAAGGACGAAAAAGAAGTTCAGCAATATGAAGAAAAAACTATTAACTCTATGATTAGTATATGGCAGAAGTCAAAAAGCGATGTTAAGCCCGAAGAGTATAATGAGTTTTATAAAGAGCATTTCCATGATTATGCAGCACCTTTTGAAGTTATACATACAAAGGCTGAAGGTACTATAGAATATACAGCACTTTTATTCATACCTTCAAGGGCTCCTTTCAATTTCTTACATCCGGATTTTGAAAGAGGATTAGAGCTTTATTCTAGAAATGTATTTATAATGAGCAAGTGTAAAGATTTGCTTCCTGAATATTTAAAATTCGTAAGAGGTTTGGTTGATTCTCCTGACTTCTCTTTAAATATTTCAAGGGAGATTTTACAGCATAGTACTCAATTAAAAAGAATAGCTTCTAATGTTGAGAAGAAAATTTTAGATGCTTTAGAAAATATACTTAAAAATGACAGAAAGAGATATGAGAAATTCTTTAAAGAGTTCGGTGAGTCTATAAAAATAGGCATATATTCAGATTTTGATAAAAAAGATAAATTAGCTAATCTTTTATTATTCCAATCTTCAAATACAGCTGATGATGAGTATACAACATTAGCAGAATATAAGTCAAGAATGAAAGAGGGACAGGAGTTTATATATTATGCTGCTGCTAAGGATAAATCTGCTATAGAAAAACTTCCTCATATGGAAGGTATGAAGGATAAAGGATATGAAGTTCTTTATTTCACTGACAGAGTAGATGAATTTATGATTACTATGATGAAAGAGTTTGATGGTACTAAACTTCATTCTATACTTCAGGCTGATAATAGTGATTCTGAAAACAAAGATGAAAATAAAGAGTCAGCTAATAAAGATATACTCAATGCCATAAAAGATGTATTAGGTGCGGACAGAGTTGCTGAGGTAAGAGAAACTAACAGACTTAAAGAAAGTGTTGTATGTTTATCTAATAAAGAAGATTCTATCAGCTTTAATATGGCTAAAGTTCTTGCTGAAACAGGTAATAATATGTTTGGAATGAAGCCTGAAAGAGTATTAGAGATTAATACTTCTCATGATGTTTTCAAAGCTATGGAAAAAGAATATCAGGCTAATAAAGTTTCAGATATGTTTAAAGAGTATAGCGAGCTTTTATATGATGAGGCATGCATACTTGAAGGACTTCCTCTTGAAGATCCTAAACTATTTGCTAGCAGAATGAGTAAATTAATGCTTAAATAATAATTAATTAAAATACTAATAATTATAAAAAGGGCTGTATTAAAAATGCAGTCCTTTTTATTTAAATTTTTAAACCTAAATAAAACTTGGGCGGGTATACTTTTATTTGTAAATGAAGTTTAAAATATGTATGCAAATCAAAAAAACTATGGTGCGTGGTATATAGATAGATTTTTAAAGAAATGGGATATATGAAGTTATTTTTTAATAAATTTATGTTTTAATACTTTATTTAACTATTTTTAAAATTCAAAGCCATATATAATATATCAAAATTGTTTATTCATATATTTGCGGTAAGGTATATATTGAAATCAGGTTTATATTTTAATTTAAAATTTGAATTTTAAGATATTATAAATGATTTTTTAATCATCAAATTTCTGTCCTAGAAGCTGACCGCTGCTTGAATCTATATAAAGCTCCATCATATTATTTAATTTTACTTCGTATAGATTCCATTTCTTTTTTATTTTTGTTATTACTGTATTAGGGTAAGTTTTTGAAACAGTATTTGCTACAAGCTGAGGCAGTATATTAGAAGGCAGGGCAGTATAATTTCCATCTATTTCTTTTAATTCTCCGTTTCTAAAGAATTCTATTTCAACCCCATTATCCAATGCAATTTCATATTTTTTTCTATCCATTTCAGCATACATTATAGAAGAATTTGGAAAAAATGTGTTTATAAATTGCAGTATATTATTTGGAAGCTGATTAGGTGCTATATATACGTCAGCATATACACTAATTACTAAAATTAAAAATAAAAGTATTGTTTTTTTTATCATATATCCCCTTAAAATTAATCTGGTACTTTTTGACCTATTAACATTCCTGCAAAATCTATGAATATATTTATGTAATTATCTAAGCTTATTACATACATATTCCATCTTTTCTTTATTTTTATAATTGCGGCATCAGGATTTGTCTTTTTAACAGTGTTTAATACTTTCTTATCTATAAAATTTATAGGTATAGGAGATGAATTTCCGCTTACCTCCTGCCAATATCCGTCTAAATCAAAATGTATTACTATATCATCATTAAATGTAACTTCATAAAATTCGCTTGTTTTATATACATTTATTATATCATCATAATTAAAATAGTCATTGATAAAATTTACTGACTTTTCAGGAAGCAGATTATTGTATGGAAATAAAGTCATACAAATAAGAATAAATAATAATACGTTTTCTAATTTTCTGTTCATTTTTCTTTAATTTAAGATTATATTACAAATATAACAAAAATTGCATAAATATCAATAAAAAATAATTAATTAAAAAATAAAAATAAAACTAGTAATTAATGCAAAATAATATAAAATATCATAGAGTATAATTTGTTAATGGAATAGTATATGATAGTAGATTTAAAAAAATATTCTTTAATAGATTGGCAGCAAATAAAGGATAATATTGATAGCATAAAAGATATGCAGTTAGATATTATTGTTATTAATGAAGATGGTATACTGAGTGTTATACCTTATGAAAAGATAGAAGATGTTTTATTTCCATTAGATGGCTCAGAATATATTAAAAGATCTTCTATATATATAGATAAATCTTTGATTTCTATAATAGGTAAGCAATTGACCATAGATTTAAATAAACAGCATGCTGATATACATGATGTTAATATTTTTTATTCACTATATAAAAACTGCAGATTTGAAACGGATAAGGATTATTATAATAATCATTTCAATGAATTAATATCTATAAGAAATATAGAAAGAATAGATTATTTAAAAGAATTATTTAACAAATTAAAATTATTTACCACTCAAAATAAAGTGGATTTAGAATTAGCAAAATTAATAGGAAATATTTTAACTGATATAGGTATAATAGAAAGATTAAATTTAATATATCATTTAAATTATATAAAACAAAATAATATATCAGATTTAAAAAACTATCAAAATGTTAAGAAAGATGATCTTCTTTTTGCAGATATTATAGGTACTATAGTTAATATATTAGAAAAAGAATATAGTGATGCATATATATTTAGTAATATTTCATCGTTTAAAGATGATAATGTAATATGTCATAGCAATAGGGTATTTGTTATGATGGTAGAGTTTTTATATTATTATAATGAAGAAATATCAAGAGGTGTAGCATCAAAATTAAGAGTAGATTATAAAAAGAAATATTATTCATACTATAATGAAATAGGAAAAAAATATAATTTACTTACTAAGGCTGACAGAATAGAGGATATATCGAAGGTAGGATTTAGAAAAATAGAACAGAATGAAATAAAATATTATGCAAGAGCTGCTTTTTGGCATGATATAGCACTTGTTGATGTACTTCATAATATTCCTATAGCTGCAAACAATGAAGGAGACAGTCATTCTATATTAGGATTTAATTTGCTTAAATACTGTATGGCTCAGAATGAATATACATATACTACAGTTGGACTTCATCATGAGTATTATGGAAATGGATACGGTACATTTACAAACATGTATAATAAGCAGTTTGCAAATAAGACTTATAATAATATAGAAAATATATTAACTTATGATGCTAATGATATTGAGAATTTAACAGCATTATCATATTTCCCTGCTAAGGCTTTAGAAATAATAGATTCTTATGATAGTTTATATACAAATGCTTATAAGAATAGCACAGGAAATATAGTTAATGAAGTTATAGCTTATATGTATGAAAATTTTTTGGGATATGATATAAAGATTGATCCTATAATTTTCTATATATTTATTAAATATTTAGAAAATGTAAAAAATGCAAGTATATTTGATTGTCCTTTATAATTAAATATTTATTATATACTTGACAATTTGTAAAAATCTTATATCCTAATAGTAATATTTTTTTGTTTTAGGGAAAGTAATTGTTAAAAAAAGATATTAATCAAGAGTATAAAGGACCTGTTAGCGTATATTTAAAGCAAATAGGTGAAATAAGAAGACTCACTAAAGAAGAGGAACTTGATTTATGGCAGCGTCTTGAAGTTTGCCGAAATGATAGAGCATTGTTAGAAAATAATGATGATGAAGAGTCTTTAAAGAAAATAGAAGAGATAGATAAAGAAATAGATTCCATACAGCATAAGCTTGTAAAATCAAATTTAAGGCTTGTTATAAGTATAGCTAAAAGATATTATAATAGCGGAGTACCTTTTATTGATATTATAGATGAGGGAAATATAGGGCTTATAGAGGCTGTAAAAAGATTTGAATATAAAAAAGGATTTAAATTTTCTACTTATGGTGTTTGGTGGATAAAGCAGAGTATAGTAAAAGAAATATCAAGCAAAAGACATATTATAAGATTTCCTATGCATATAGCAAGACTTATTAAAAAGAGTATACAAACATCAAAAACACTCACTCAGAAATTAGGAAGAGATCCTACAATAGATGAAATATCTAAAGAAATGAAAATAGATAGAAAGACTTTATCTTATATTATGATATTTACTCAGGATACTGCCAGTGTTGACTCTTTTTTCAGAAATTCAGATAATAATGATATGACTTCTATAATAGAAGATAAAAATTTCCCATCACCTCATCAAAAAGCATTTATGGATAGTTTGAGAGATACTTTAACAGAGGCGCTTAAATGCTTGGATGAAAAAGAGAGAACTGTTATTATATCAAGATATGGTTTATATGGAAAAGAGGCAAAAACTCTTGAAGATACAGGAAAAGAATTAAATATCACTAGAGAAAGAGTAAGACAGATTCAAATAAAAGCCATAAAGAAACTTGCAGGACTTAATTTATCTAAAGAATTAAAAAGCTTCTTATGGGATTAAATAATTTTCATTTCATAATTATATTTTTTTATTAAACAATTTATATTTTTACCGAAAAGTTAATATATAATAAAATATAATCATGGATGGGAATTTATGTCTAACGAAATGAAAGCAAAATTAAAACCTATAATTATAATAGTAATATTACTTGTAATTTTAGTTGCAGGTTTCTTTATTACTAAAAGCATATTGAGCAGTAATAATATACCTATTTTAGATTTCGGTGCTGCTGATACTAATGATATGCCGGCAGATACTTTAACAACAGATGATATATTCGGTGAGGATATAACTCCTGAAGAAAAAGATTTCTTAGCTACAAATAACACCATATTGTCAGATAATAATACGAATACAAAATCAACAAATAAAGATTCTTCTATAAATCTTACAGACAGCGGATTATATGAAGCTGGAAACAATCTTGATATACCAGATATACAGCCTCCTGCTACTAAACCAAATAATAGCAGTTCAGCTTATACTTATAATACTGAAAATACAGTTTTAGTAACAAGTTCTAATACTCTTAGACCTAATGATAATATGATGATGGATACAGCTTCTACTGGAACAAATGTAAGAATAAGCTCATTTATCATCAATTATAATGATAGATTTGTTGCTACTAGGACTAATCCTGTTTTAATAACTTTAGCTGTAAAATCTCCTGCTGAAGGAAAATATGCTAAAATTAGAGTATATGCTAGAAGAGTAGATAACAATTACAATATATTAAGCAGAGACTTAGTATTCTATTTGCCTAAAATATATGTATTGGACGGACAGGCTCAGACACAATTCTACTTTGCAGGAAGAACTTCTGCAAGCGGAAAGTATTTGCCTAAAGGAAGATACTTATTATATGCCGAAGCAGAAATTACAGATGCTAACGGCAGATCAATTGGAAAAACAGGAAGATATCCTGTTCCTCAATGGAATTATGTTGTAACATTACAATAAAAATATTTTGTTGTAATGCATTAAACTCCCCATTATTATAAAAAATATTGGGGAGTTTTTTATATAATTCTCATATGGATAATAGGAAAATTATTTCCTAGATCATCGTATTCATCTCTTTTATAATCTTTAAAACCCATATGTTTATAAAAGTTATATGCATTTGTATTTTGTTCATTTACAGATACTTCTTTAATATCATAATTTTCAATTGCATATTTTATTAATTCTTTTCCTATACCATTTCCTATTGCTTCAGGATCTAAAAAAAGCATTTCTAATTTTTTATTTTCTGTGCCCATAAAGCCTACAATATTATCTTCTATTTCAGCAATTATTAAATGCTTTATATCTATTAAATATTTTTTAACGTATTTGGATATATTTATAATATCATCTTCTTTTAAAAATAAATGAGTTGCTCTTACAGATTTTTCCCATAGTATATAGAGTTTATCTATTATTTCATAATCTCTATTTTTTGTTTCATATATTGTCATAATATAAAAGTCCTAATAAAAAAATATCTATGCAAATTAATTAAATTAACTTACATAGATAAAACATTTATTAATTATATATATTATTTCTAATTATTGGAAATTCTTTTCTATTAATTTTTCATAAGTACCATTTGTCATTACTTGAGAAAGTCCTGCATTAATTTTTTCTAAAAGAGCTGTATCTTCTTTTCTTAATGCAATTGCATAATTTTCTACTATAGCATCACTTTCTATTAATTTTATATCATCATTATATTTAGCAAAATTTTTGCAAGGTTCTTTATCAAATACAATAGCAGCGATTTTCTTTTCTTTTAATGCAAGTACAGCAGCAGCACCTGTATCAAATTTTTCATTATTTACTTCTTTGTTTTCTGTCATTATAGTATCACCTGTTGTACCTATAACCACACCTATATTTTTACCTGCTAAATCATCAAATGTTTTTATAGTATCATCATCTTTATGAACTAACATAACTTGGCTTGAAACATAATAAGGTTCTGAGAAATTAACAAACTGTTTTCTTTCTTCAGTAACAGTCATACCTGCTATTATAGCATCTATTTTTTTAGCCTGAAGTGCTGGTAAAAGTCCTTTAAACTGCATATGTGTGAACTCTACATTCAAACCAGATAATTTTGCCACTTCACTCATTATATCATAATCAAAGCCGCCTATTTTTCCATTACTGTCTAAATATCCAAAAGGCGGAAAGTCAACATCTATTCCAACATATATTTTTTTATTTTCAGTTTCTGTTGTTTTTGCTGAATTACCGCATGATACAATGAGCATTGAAGAAATAATCATTATTAATGTTAGTATTTTTTTCATTTTTACCCTCTTTATAAAATAATTTATAACTATTAATAGTATTACTATGTAATATAATATCATTAATAGTTATAAAAGTCAAGAATAAAATTAATAAAAATATAGTTATCATAATATTGATATAATGATTATTTAATTATATAATCATTATATGAAAGTTAACATATTTACAGAAAATTTAAATACTAAAATATACGGAAAAAATACTTTATTATTTGAATCATTAGAAAGTACAAATAAAAAAATGATAGAAGATTTAAATAATAAAGTGAAGCTGGAAGAGGGAAGTGTATATATAGCATTAGTGCAGACATCAGGAAAGGGAAGCTATGGTAATAAATGGGAATCTAATAATAATTTAGGTTTATGGTTTAGTGTTTTAGTTTACTCGCCATATAAAAAAGAGGCTTTAAGTTTTTTGCCTGGTATAGCTTTAAGTAAATGTTTGAGAGAGAAATATAATGTTGATGCTCATGTTAAATGGCCTAATGATGTTTTAGTAGGCAGTAAAAAGATATCAGGTACTCTTATACAAGTTACTCCTATTGAAAATATAAATGCATGTGTTATAGGAACGGGTGTTAATTTATATCAAAGAAAAGAAGATTTTGATTTGAGTATAAGAAATAAAGCTACTTCATTATATATTGAAACAGGAAAAAAAGTAGAATTGAGTGATTTTTATAAAAATTTGATTTATTATTTTGAAGATGTTTATACAGGAACTAAAAATCTATCAGAATATTTCAAAGAGTATAGCAAAATGATAGGCAGAACTATAAAAGCTATAAAAGATGATGCTGAAATATATGCTAAAGTAAAAGGAATAACAGAAGAAGGATATTTACAGGTTGAAGTTAATGGACAAGATGAAACTTGGATATCAAGAGCTTCTTTGGATATAGATACAAACTATTAAAAATAAATAAACGGAAGGTAATTATGAGAAAACCAATACCATATAAAAAACCAGAAGAGAAGAAACATATAAATAAAAAAAGTATATTTTTGCTTATCATATTTGAAATAATTATTATAGTGCTTTCAATAGTTACTACGGCTATAATATCATTATTATTCGGAATCAATCCTTATATAAGTGCGGGAATAAGTGCTGCTATACTTGTGGTATTTAGTGTATTTGTTGCTAAGGAGTTTTTATTTAGTATTAATAAGCGATAAGATAAAATCTATAAAAATACCTACCATATAATAAATGGGGTTTATTATGGTAGGCTTTTTAAGAAAACATATGATAAAAAATAAAAACAATCTATAATGTATAGTATACTATATATAGTTTTTGTCAATATTATTTTTTAAAATATTAAAAAAATAAATGATATAATTTTAAAAAAAGCATGTATTTATTTTACATATAATACAAATAAATAGCATGTTATATACTTATAATAGCATGTTATATAATTCTTACAAAGTTATTTCCTTCTTATTGCTTATCTTAAAGAATATAACAAGCGATATAATAGTTGTTAATGTAAGTATTGTAGAAAGTGCTGCTGCTGTTCCATAACTTGCTCTTATAACTTCCTGATAAATAGCCACAGACATAGTTCTTGATTTTGTTGTGTAAAGTATAACAGATGAGCTTAATTCGTTAATAACTGTTATCCAGCTTAATATAGCTCCAGATAATACACCTGAAAGCATTAATTTTGCCGTTATATAAAAGAAGGTTTTTATTTCCGAAGCTCCAAGACTTATAGAAGCCTCATCTACATTTTTATCTATTTGATAAAGTATTGCTGAGCTTGATCTCAAAGTATAAGGAAGCCTTCTTATTACCAATGATATAATAATTATTATAGAACTTCCAGTCAGTATTATAGGAGGTTTATTAAAGGCAGTTAAAAATGTTATTCCTAGTACGGAACCCGGTATTATATATGGAAACATTGATACTATATCTATTATATTGGTTAATATATTTTTTCTTCTGATTGTTATATATGCTGTTAGCATTCCTACAATTATTATTACTGATATTGTGATTATTCCATATATATATGTGTTTTTTATAGAAGAGGCTAGAGAACGAAATATTGTTTCATAGCTTTCAAAAGAAAATTGACTAGTAAAAACGGATCTGTTTGTCTTTAGAAATGAAGTATATATAACTGTAATTTGAGGAAGTATAGAAATCAAAACTAAAATATATATTATGCTATGAATCAATATAGATTTTATACCTTTTATATCTTTTGATTTTATACTGTTCATAGCGTTCATGGCATATGATCTTTTATTTACAATATATTTTTGAGATATAAACATTATAGTTG is a genomic window containing:
- the htpG gene encoding molecular chaperone HtpG, with amino-acid sequence MAEKQILNFEAETKQILNLMVHSIYTHKEIFLRELISNASDALDKARFESITNTDKYTDIDNLRIKIEVDEQNRTLTIKDNGIGMTREDVINNIGSIARSGTKAFLEKIQKDKEASKESGIDLIGQFGVGFYSAFMVADDIILETKHVDSEKGVRWESNGDGSYSIEDIDKQDRGTTITLKLKGKDEKLEEDGFVDDDYCNRYTLESLIHKYSNYVHYPIVMDMPIPKKDEKEVQQYEEKTINSMISIWQKSKSDVKPEEYNEFYKEHFHDYAAPFEVIHTKAEGTIEYTALLFIPSRAPFNFLHPDFERGLELYSRNVFIMSKCKDLLPEYLKFVRGLVDSPDFSLNISREILQHSTQLKRIASNVEKKILDALENILKNDRKRYEKFFKEFGESIKIGIYSDFDKKDKLANLLLFQSSNTADDEYTTLAEYKSRMKEGQEFIYYAAAKDKSAIEKLPHMEGMKDKGYEVLYFTDRVDEFMITMMKEFDGTKLHSILQADNSDSENKDENKESANKDILNAIKDVLGADRVAEVRETNRLKESVVCLSNKEDSISFNMAKVLAETGNNMFGMKPERVLEINTSHDVFKAMEKEYQANKVSDMFKEYSELLYDEACILEGLPLEDPKLFASRMSKLMLK
- a CDS encoding GNAT family N-acetyltransferase encodes the protein MTIYETKNRDYEIIDKLYILWEKSVRATHLFLKEDDIINISKYVKKYLIDIKHLIIAEIEDNIVGFMGTENKKLEMLFLDPEAIGNGIGKELIKYAIENYDIKEVSVNEQNTNAYNFYKHMGFKDYKRDEYDDLGNNFPIIHMRII
- a CDS encoding sigma-70 family RNA polymerase sigma factor, which encodes MLKKDINQEYKGPVSVYLKQIGEIRRLTKEEELDLWQRLEVCRNDRALLENNDDEESLKKIEEIDKEIDSIQHKLVKSNLRLVISIAKRYYNSGVPFIDIIDEGNIGLIEAVKRFEYKKGFKFSTYGVWWIKQSIVKEISSKRHIIRFPMHIARLIKKSIQTSKTLTQKLGRDPTIDEISKEMKIDRKTLSYIMIFTQDTASVDSFFRNSDNNDMTSIIEDKNFPSPHQKAFMDSLRDTLTEALKCLDEKERTVIISRYGLYGKEAKTLEDTGKELNITRERVRQIQIKAIKKLAGLNLSKELKSFLWD
- a CDS encoding PepSY-like domain-containing protein — translated: MNRKLENVLLFILICMTLFPYNNLLPEKSVNFINDYFNYDDIINVYKTSEFYEVTFNDDIVIHFDLDGYWQEVSGNSSPIPINFIDKKVLNTVKKTNPDAAIIKIKKRWNMYVISLDNYINIFIDFAGMLIGQKVPD
- a CDS encoding ABC transporter permease codes for the protein MRNKIKTILKKMDFWTYITIIMTFVFALFLVYPLFSLFLSSFKDIKTDAWTLNNFIRFFTKKYYYSTLINSFVVTTSVTILAVLIGTPLAYCMKMYNLKGKRIIEILIIISMMSPAFIGAYSWILLLGRNGVITRFFSYIGINIPTIYGFDGILLVFSLKLYPFIFMYVYGALGKIDNIFLEASENLGASSFMRNMTVTIPLIKPTIVSAGLIVFMNALADFGTPMLIGEGYRTMPTMIYSEFISEVGSNANFSASMSVIMVIITTIMFISQKYIVNKRSYAMNAMNSIKSKDIKGIKSILIHSIIYILVLISILPQITVIYTSFLKTNRSVFTSQFSFESYETIFRSLASSIKNTYIYGIITISVIIIVGMLTAYITIRRKNILTNIIDIVSMFPYIIPGSVLGITFLTAFNKPPIILTGSSIIIIISLVIRRLPYTLRSSSAILYQIDKNVDEASISLGASEIKTFFYITAKLMLSGVLSGAILSWITVINELSSSVILYTTKSRTMSVAIYQEVIRASYGTAAALSTILTLTTIISLVIFFKISNKKEITL
- a CDS encoding DUF3793 family protein; its protein translation is MKEYSFDELIINHCAPALSGIKIANIFTYQYSSKREVYKKAASYNKILNSRNINVSIIKDYDNKVIVYVYNKKRLEEYILNDDVFDFLENYGYEAKNVYKCIELLRYRMQNNKDFPHEIGIFLGYPLMDIYGFINNYGKNSLHTGYWKVYHNKNEAIKTFNRYNECRSFYINTFLNGKGILEIMDDYKMYIQN
- a CDS encoding basic amino acid ABC transporter substrate-binding protein encodes the protein MKKILTLIMIISSMLIVSCGNSAKTTETENKKIYVGIDVDFPPFGYLDSNGKIGGFDYDIMSEVAKLSGLNVEFTHMQFKGLLPALQAKKIDAIIAGMTVTEERKQFVNFSEPYYVSSQVMLVHKDDDTIKTFDDLAGKNIGVVIGTTGDTIMTENKEVNNEKFDTGAAAVLALKEKKIAAIVFDKEPCKNFAKYNDDIKLIESDAIVENYAIALRKEDTALLEKINAGLSQVMTNGTYEKLIEKNFQ
- a CDS encoding PepSY-like domain-containing protein, which translates into the protein MIKKTILLFLILVISVYADVYIAPNQLPNNILQFINTFFPNSSIMYAEMDRKKYEIALDNGVEIEFFRNGELKEIDGNYTALPSNILPQLVANTVSKTYPNTVITKIKKKWNLYEVKLNNMMELYIDSSSGQLLGQKFDD
- a CDS encoding biotin--[acetyl-CoA-carboxylase] ligase, whose translation is MKVNIFTENLNTKIYGKNTLLFESLESTNKKMIEDLNNKVKLEEGSVYIALVQTSGKGSYGNKWESNNNLGLWFSVLVYSPYKKEALSFLPGIALSKCLREKYNVDAHVKWPNDVLVGSKKISGTLIQVTPIENINACVIGTGVNLYQRKEDFDLSIRNKATSLYIETGKKVELSDFYKNLIYYFEDVYTGTKNLSEYFKEYSKMIGRTIKAIKDDAEIYAKVKGITEEGYLQVEVNGQDETWISRASLDIDTNY